The Drosophila yakuba strain Tai18E2 chromosome X, Prin_Dyak_Tai18E2_2.1, whole genome shotgun sequence DNA segment GGCACCGGCAGATTGGCACGACGAGCTCGGGGCAAGGCCAATTGGTGACGCTGGCGCGGCAGCATCGAAGAGCGACTGGACGGCTGGAATTCGTCATAGCTGACTCCCTGCTCGCCATTCTCGTCTGTTGTGTAGTCGGTGTCTGGTGGGGCGTTCTGGTCGTTCGACTTGGTGCGCGCCTTTTTGCTCGAGCGCGTTCCAATGCTACGCCTGCCCAATCCGCCGCTGCGTCGCAGTGTGTTGTCCAGAACGCGCACCCGCTTTAGCGGCGACTTGGTGGCCTTCAGCTGGTTTTGCTGCTGGCTGGCGGCTAGCAGGTGCTTGGCTGGCGACGCCTTCATCGAGTTCAGGGTGTTCATCAAGCTGCGCTTGGCGTTCGGTGTTTTGGGGCCTGTCGCCAGGCTGGATGGATTCAGGCGCTTGTGCAGATTGCCCGTGCTCTTGGTGATGTTTAGGGGAcggagttgctgctgcgagGGTGTCATACGCAGCGACAtggtggagctggagaaggTCGACATGTTGCGCAGTGTGCGTGGCGTGCGAAGGGCCGTCGAACccgctgctggtggtggcATTATCTTGCTGGCCGACGCCGGTGCCTTCTTGCGCGCCGAGCTCTGTTGCTTGGCCTGGCGATGACGCTCCCAGTCGGCGGCCATCAGATCCAGGATTTTCTCCCCGTGCACCAGAAAGGGTGTGTTCTCCTGCGCCTCGTATGCCTGCACCAGCTCCGTGATCTGCTGCTCAATCTTGGGCAGCTTGGAGGTGATGGCCTTGCGCTCCTTTTCCTCCTTAAGCAACTGGCCGCCGCGATTGTTGAAACGATTTGGCTCGCTCGCCTTGGCTTCCAGTGCCTCCATGCGTGACCAGAGTTCGGCTCGGCTTTCGTACAGATCGAAGATCTCCTTGTTCTTGTTGTAGAAGGTCTTTAGGTCGTCCAGCTCCAGTTCGTGCAGCTCCAGCAGATCTTCGTTGTACCAGTCGTTGTAGTAGTTCGAGAAGCGCTTGCGCTCCTGCTGGCTCTTAAGTGTGAGATCCCACATCTCCTTGATCTCGATCCGCAGCTGCTCGATGAAGGTCTTTAAATTCTGACGTCGCAGTGCCTGGCAGCGCTGCAGTTCCTCTCGCAAGACGTCGTAGGTGCGTTGTGTGTATGACGTGGACTCGCGCACGCGACGCATGGCATACTCGTCCGTCTCCTGGAGTCTGTCCCACAGAACATGAATCTTTTCGCGCATATCATCGATGCGCTCCCTCAGCTCCTTCACCTGATCGGCGAAGTTCTTTTGCATGTGACGCAGGCGCTCGAAGGTCTCTGGCGTTAGGCAGTGATCCACCTGGTTGAGCAGACGCTCCTCTG contains these protein-coding regions:
- the LOC6526053 gene encoding protein regulator of cytokinesis 1 encodes the protein MNNPSAIAVKARILEMTGEHVDQLHTMWSHLFEAKTCGEFLLRLKDHVHSFFTDLLNESREKQQAILNDIAALRAEATDLTRLLHEPVDMGERPDDMPLVVWELKLDKSIEHLREELARRRAEICELLLQQEQLCEELGELPKPLLADPLPLPDEMDAFRDRLAQLRDQRVLRLKEMDQLRQSIKHDMKLLECLPQTDTEERLLNQVDHCLTPETFERLRHMQKNFADQVKELRERIDDMREKIHVLWDRLQETDEYAMRRVRESTSYTQRTYDVLREELQRCQALRRQNLKTFIEQLRIEIKEMWDLTLKSQQERKRFSNYYNDWYNEDLLELHELELDDLKTFYNKNKEIFDLYESRAELWSRMEALEAKASEPNRFNNRGGQLLKEEKERKAITSKLPKIEQQITELVQAYEAQENTPFLVHGEKILDLMAADWERHRQAKQQSSARKKAPASASKIMPPPAAGSTALRTPRTLRNMSTFSSSTMSLRMTPSQQQLRPLNITKSTGNLHKRLNPSSLATGPKTPNAKRSLMNTLNSMKASPAKHLLAASQQQNQLKATKSPLKRVRVLDNTLRRSGGLGRRSIGTRSSKKARTKSNDQNAPPDTDYTTDENGEQGVSYDEFQPSSRSSMLPRQRHQLALPRARRANLPVPRNA